In the Ornithodoros turicata isolate Travis unplaced genomic scaffold, ASM3712646v1 ctg00000850.1, whole genome shotgun sequence genome, one interval contains:
- the LOC135375303 gene encoding heat shock protein beta-1-like, with product MHRAKTKLVVPVNFATEWSSEDGTAVKVDKVQTLFETFLVDDDCSDLDQEWLSFVEDHPDCGDELSLLDQNLLSFGRVEDASGARYEATVDVRGYLPEEVSVKVAEGWVLVSAVSNHEQLTGNEEKKTASKFERRFVLPSGIDPESVSTKLSLDGRLRVMAPDWNLERTCGAPASFSEPGTSSGGVQSDDSKSSIVSR from the coding sequence ATGCATCGCGCCAAGACAAAACTTGTGGTTCCCGTCAACTTTGCGACGGAATGGTCATCCGAAGACGGCACTGCCGTAAAGGTTGACAAAGTTCAGACGCTATTTGAAACCTTCCTCGTCGATGACGACTGCAGTGATCTCGACCAGGAATGGCTTAGCTTCGTCGAAGACCACCCAGACTGCGGAGACGAACTTTCGCTTCTGGATCAGAACCTCCTGTCCTTCGGCCGTGTGGAAGACGCTTCTGGTGCGCGCTACGAGGCAACCGTCGACGTCCGAGGTTACCTTCCTGAGGAAGTGTCTGTGAAAGTGGCTGAAGGATGGGTGCTGGTGTCCGCCGTCAGCAATCACGAGCAACTGACGGGGAACGAGGAGAAAAAAACCGCTTCCAAGTTTGAGAGACGCTTCGTGCTTCCAAGTGGGATAGACCCAGAGAGTGTGTCGACGAAGCTTTCTTTGGATGGTCGCCTAAGAGTGATGGCCCCCGATTGGAATTTGGAGCGAACCTGTGGTGCTCCAGCGAGTTTCAGTGAACCTGGCACGAGTAGTGGTGGTGTTCAGTCTGACGATTCGAAAAGTTCTATAGTAAGTCGATAG